In a genomic window of Nomascus leucogenys isolate Asia chromosome 4, Asia_NLE_v1, whole genome shotgun sequence:
- the NICN1 gene encoding nicolin-1, with product MSRVLVPCHVKGTVALQVGDVRTSQGRPGVLVIDVTFPSVAPFELQEITFKNYYTAFLSIRVRQHTSAHTPAKWVTCLRDYCLMPDPHSEEGAQEYVSLFKHQMLCDMARISELRLILRQPSPLWLSFTVEELQIYQQGPKSPSVTFPKWLSHPVPCEQPALLREGLPDPSRVSSEVQQMWALTEMIRASHTSTRIGRFDVDGCYDLNLLSYT from the exons ATGTCCCGCGTTTTGGTGCCTTGCCATGTGAAAGGCACCGTAGCCCTCCAGGTGGGCGACGTGCGGACCTCCCAAGGCCGGCCTGGCGTGCTGGTCATCGATGTCACCTTCCCCAGCGTCGCTCCCTTCGAG TTGCAGGAAATCACTTTTAAGAATTACTACACAGCTTTTTTGAGCATCCGTGTCCGTCAGCACACCTCAGCACACACACCTGCCAAGTGGGTGACCTGCCTGCGGGACTACTGTCTAATGCCCGACCCACACAGTGAGGAGGGAGCCCAGGAGTATGTATCGCTGTTCAAGCATCAG atgCTGTGTGACATGGCTAGAATATCGGAGCTACGCCTGATTCTGCGGCAGCCATCACCACTGTGGCTGTCTTTCACAGTGGAGGAGCTGCAGATCTATCAGCAGGGACCAAAG AGCCCCTCCGTGACCTTTCCCAAGTGGCTCTCCCACCCAGTGCCCTGTGAGCAACCTGCACTCCTCCGTGAG GGTCTCCCAGACCCCAGCAGGGTATCCTCCGAGGTGCAGCAGATGTGGGCACTGACAGAGATGATCCGGGCCAGTCACACCTCCACAAGGATCGGCCGCTTTGAT gTGGATGGCTGTTATGACCTGAACTTGCTCTCCTACACTTGA